A genome region from Chryseobacterium sp. G0186 includes the following:
- a CDS encoding cupin domain-containing protein codes for MENFKTNIFPKGEKASSDYFSGGTAWVYIMKPNEDQLNCQIGNVTFEPGCRNNWHSHGGGQILIVTSGTGFYQEKGKPAQVLHSGDVVTILPHVVHWHGAAPDSEFTHLAINTNTQNRIVEWLEPVTDEEYNNL; via the coding sequence ATGGAAAATTTTAAAACCAACATTTTTCCAAAGGGAGAAAAAGCTTCTTCTGATTATTTTTCAGGAGGAACAGCCTGGGTTTATATAATGAAACCTAATGAGGATCAGCTGAACTGCCAGATCGGTAATGTAACCTTTGAACCTGGGTGCAGAAATAATTGGCATTCCCACGGAGGCGGACAGATTTTAATCGTAACTTCAGGAACAGGTTTTTATCAGGAGAAAGGTAAACCTGCACAGGTTTTACATTCGGGAGACGTTGTTACTATTCTTCCTCATGTGGTTCACTGGCATGGTGCAGCTCCTGATAGTGAATTTACACATCTTGCCATCAACACCAATACTCAAAACAGAATTGTGGAATGGCTGGAACCTGTAACGGATGAAGAATATAACAATTTATAA
- a CDS encoding NAD(P)-dependent alcohol dehydrogenase has translation MSTFTVKAYGTESTTADLKEMNIERREVTPKDVEIEILYCGVCHSDLHTARNDWGGTMYPAVPGHEIVGRITRVGNEVSKFKVGDLAGVGCIVDSCGHCGSCQHDLEQYCENGFTGTYNGQDKHLGGHTFGGYSQKVVVDSNHVLKVPENLDLAAVAPLLCAGITTWSPLKHWNVGPNSKVAVVGLGGLGHMAIKLAKGLGAEVTLFSRTPGKTDDAKQLGADHVIISTDEEQMKSVKGKFDVIIDTVPYVHDVNPYVTTLNIDGTHVLVGYLGGLEPMLNTVPMILGRKSVAGSVIGGIAETQEMLDFCGEHNIVSEIEMIKMQEINEAYERMLKSDVRYRFVIDMQSL, from the coding sequence ATGAGCACATTTACAGTAAAAGCGTATGGAACGGAATCCACTACGGCAGACCTGAAAGAAATGAATATTGAGAGAAGAGAGGTTACTCCAAAGGATGTAGAAATTGAAATTCTATACTGCGGGGTATGTCATTCTGATCTTCATACGGCAAGAAACGACTGGGGCGGAACGATGTACCCTGCGGTTCCCGGACATGAAATTGTAGGAAGAATTACAAGGGTAGGAAATGAAGTAAGCAAATTTAAAGTAGGTGACCTTGCAGGGGTAGGATGTATTGTAGATTCATGCGGTCATTGCGGAAGTTGTCAGCATGACCTTGAACAATACTGTGAAAACGGTTTTACCGGTACTTATAATGGTCAAGACAAACATTTGGGTGGACATACTTTTGGTGGATATTCTCAAAAAGTAGTGGTAGACTCTAATCATGTACTAAAGGTTCCTGAAAACCTTGACCTTGCGGCTGTAGCTCCACTTTTATGTGCTGGAATTACAACATGGTCACCATTGAAACATTGGAATGTAGGCCCCAACTCTAAAGTAGCAGTAGTTGGATTGGGAGGTTTAGGGCATATGGCTATTAAACTAGCAAAAGGTTTGGGAGCAGAGGTTACTTTATTCTCCAGAACTCCGGGAAAAACTGATGATGCCAAGCAACTAGGTGCTGATCATGTGATCATCTCTACTGATGAAGAACAAATGAAGTCTGTAAAGGGTAAATTCGATGTCATTATTGATACGGTTCCTTATGTACATGATGTAAATCCTTATGTGACAACTTTAAATATCGACGGAACTCACGTTCTTGTTGGATATTTAGGTGGTTTAGAACCTATGTTGAATACAGTTCCGATGATTCTTGGAAGAAAATCAGTAGCTGGATCTGTGATTGGAGGTATTGCTGAAACTCAGGAAATGTTAGACTTCTGCGGAGAACATAATATCGTTTCAGAAATCGAAATGATCAAGATGCAGGAAATTAATGAAGCCTATGAAAGGATGCTGAAAAGTGATGTGAGATATCGTTTCGTAATTGATATGCAGTCTTTATAA
- a CDS encoding winged helix-turn-helix transcriptional regulator yields the protein MTAIKENSTIQENRKIVQDCPVMYVMERIGGFWKPIILFNLSTGEKRYSELKRAIPAVTEKMLIQHLKQLEADGLVTRTAKPVVPPHVTYKLSEAGNELAPVIDAMADWAFQDMERNVQCKK from the coding sequence ATGACAGCTATTAAAGAAAATTCAACCATTCAGGAAAACAGAAAAATAGTACAGGATTGCCCCGTAATGTATGTCATGGAAAGGATTGGCGGTTTTTGGAAGCCTATTATTCTATTCAACCTTTCCACAGGAGAGAAAAGATACAGTGAATTGAAAAGAGCAATTCCTGCAGTAACAGAAAAAATGTTAATTCAGCATCTTAAGCAATTGGAAGCAGATGGGTTGGTCACCAGAACAGCAAAACCTGTAGTTCCTCCTCACGTTACTTATAAACTAAGTGAAGCAGGAAATGAATTGGCTCCCGTTATTGATGCCATGGCCGATTGGGCATTTCAGGATATGGAAAGAAATGTACAATGTAAAAAATAA
- a CDS encoding NAD(P)H-binding protein — protein sequence MKIIITGSLGNVAKPLTQQLVGEGHQVTVISSSEARKQNIESLGATAAIGSITDTDFLTQTFTGADAVFVMTPPAIGADNIVQNTINVGKKYAEALKNAHVKKAVMLSSVGAESPVETGPIKGLHHIEKLYHEVENTSFTFLRAGYFYTNFFNDIPLVKNAGIIGGNYPESTEIPLVHPTDIAKAAAEELVKTESGKNIRYIVGDSRKASDFAKVLGASVEKPELPWVEFSDEESLNGMLQAGLPKDMAELYVEMGRGMKTGVVQKDFTEHGSPVTGSIKLEDFAKEFSTHF from the coding sequence ATGAAAATTATCATCACAGGCTCACTAGGAAATGTAGCTAAACCTTTGACTCAACAATTAGTAGGTGAAGGACATCAGGTTACGGTAATCAGCAGCAGTGAAGCAAGAAAACAAAATATTGAATCATTGGGAGCCACCGCAGCAATCGGTTCTATTACAGATACTGATTTCTTAACGCAAACTTTTACCGGCGCAGATGCTGTATTTGTAATGACTCCTCCTGCCATTGGAGCGGATAATATTGTTCAAAATACAATCAACGTAGGAAAAAAATATGCAGAAGCTTTAAAAAATGCCCATGTAAAAAAAGCAGTAATGCTAAGCAGCGTAGGAGCAGAATCTCCTGTAGAAACAGGTCCTATCAAAGGGCTTCATCATATCGAAAAGCTTTATCATGAAGTAGAAAATACATCATTTACATTCCTGAGAGCAGGCTATTTTTACACTAATTTTTTCAATGATATTCCTTTGGTCAAAAATGCAGGAATCATTGGAGGGAACTATCCGGAAAGTACAGAAATTCCATTGGTTCATCCAACTGATATTGCAAAGGCAGCAGCTGAGGAACTGGTAAAAACTGAAAGTGGAAAAAATATCCGATATATTGTAGGTGATTCCCGAAAAGCTTCTGACTTCGCAAAGGTACTTGGGGCCTCAGTGGAAAAACCTGAATTGCCATGGGTAGAATTTTCGGATGAAGAATCTTTAAATGGAATGCTACAGGCTGGTTTACCAAAGGATATGGCAGAACTATATGTTGAAATGGGAAGAGGAATGAAAACTGGAGTGGTACAGAAAGATTTTACAGAACACGGATCTCCTGTTACCGGAAGTATTAAGTTGGAGGATTTTGCTAAAGAGTTTTCAACTCATTTTTAA
- a CDS encoding ectonucleotide pyrophosphatase/phosphodiesterase — protein sequence MKRGIHFLLLFISLTVFGQQVNIDTAQVVVPGRQNNTEAQSKPYVIMISTDGFRYDYAKKYNAENLLKLSNSGVKAEAMIPSYPSITFPNHWSLITGLYPSHHGLIDNFFYDYKRKESYAMSSKKNAEDGSWYGGTPLWGLAEKQGMVSASLMWVGSASDAGGTRPSYYYPYHEKFTPSEKVEKVVNWLKLPEEKRPHFISLYFPEVDGSGHHYGPDAKETEVAVQLIDQAIGDLVQKVNNLGLKNVNFIFVSDHGMIKVDGGTPLEIPALLFDKNRFDFYNSQTLLRVYVKNQDEVKKVYKELKKNKTEDYEVYLDKKLPKYLHFATRDDQYHRIGQILLIPKAPKIFLEKGKKTSVAKHGYNPRTVPEMKATFYAWGPEFQNNLTVGEFNNINVYPLVADILGLKIDQSIDGKIKVLKKILKDKK from the coding sequence ATGAAGCGAGGAATACATTTTTTACTGCTGTTTATTTCCTTAACGGTTTTTGGCCAACAGGTAAATATAGACACGGCTCAGGTAGTCGTTCCGGGTAGGCAAAACAATACGGAAGCCCAATCTAAACCCTATGTGATCATGATTTCCACAGATGGTTTTCGATATGATTATGCAAAAAAATACAATGCTGAAAACCTGTTGAAGCTTTCCAATAGTGGTGTAAAGGCAGAGGCAATGATTCCAAGTTATCCAAGTATTACCTTTCCCAATCACTGGAGTCTGATCACCGGGCTTTACCCATCTCATCATGGGTTGATTGATAATTTTTTCTATGATTATAAGAGAAAAGAATCCTACGCCATGAGCAGCAAAAAAAATGCAGAAGATGGAAGCTGGTATGGTGGAACTCCGCTTTGGGGATTGGCAGAGAAACAAGGAATGGTATCTGCTTCATTAATGTGGGTAGGTTCTGCCAGTGATGCAGGCGGAACGAGACCTTCTTACTATTATCCATACCACGAAAAATTTACTCCATCTGAAAAAGTGGAAAAAGTAGTGAACTGGTTAAAGTTGCCTGAAGAGAAAAGACCTCACTTTATTTCCCTTTACTTTCCGGAAGTGGATGGAAGCGGCCATCATTACGGACCTGATGCAAAGGAAACTGAAGTTGCTGTTCAGCTGATCGATCAGGCCATAGGAGATTTGGTGCAGAAAGTAAATAATCTAGGATTAAAAAATGTCAACTTTATTTTTGTTTCTGACCATGGAATGATCAAGGTTGATGGAGGAACTCCATTGGAAATTCCGGCTCTGCTCTTTGATAAAAACAGATTTGATTTTTACAATTCTCAGACGCTTTTAAGAGTATATGTTAAAAATCAGGATGAGGTAAAAAAGGTTTACAAGGAATTGAAAAAGAATAAAACAGAGGATTATGAAGTGTATCTGGACAAAAAACTTCCTAAATACCTGCATTTTGCTACACGAGATGACCAATACCACAGAATAGGACAAATTCTTCTGATTCCAAAGGCTCCTAAAATTTTCCTTGAGAAAGGTAAAAAAACATCAGTAGCAAAACACGGATATAACCCTAGAACAGTTCCTGAAATGAAAGCTACTTTCTATGCTTGGGGACCAGAATTTCAAAATAATCTGACGGTTGGTGAATTCAATAATATTAATGTTTATCCCTTGGTTGCTGATATTTTAGGATTAAAAATTGACCAGTCTATCGACGGAAAAATAAAAGTGTTGAAAAAAATATTGAAAGATAAAAAGTAA
- a CDS encoding GNAT family N-acetyltransferase → MEFKTLKNIDLEELLSVFNHSFSDYVIPFHLTREILDFKIATEKIDLSLSVGAFEDDCLVAFILQAEKIENGRGTVYNAGTGVIPESRGKGLVRKMYDFIIPVLKERNINTLLLEVIDNNQQAIRAYENLGFTIVRRLLCFHGNTNQAHHNSEVIIKELADFQWEKFSSFWDVEPSWQGSAFVVKDMKKNCIILGAFKDEKLVGYVVYNSTVRKVYQIAVDKNHRRQGIGSILFEVIKNNINGQPISLNNVDEISEDTAIFLQKIGLNNHVSQFEMKRSI, encoded by the coding sequence ATGGAATTCAAAACCTTAAAAAATATAGATTTAGAAGAGCTTTTATCAGTATTCAATCATTCCTTTTCCGATTATGTGATTCCCTTTCACCTGACCAGAGAAATTCTGGATTTTAAAATTGCTACCGAGAAAATAGATTTAAGTTTATCGGTAGGGGCATTTGAAGATGACTGTTTGGTCGCTTTCATTCTTCAGGCAGAAAAAATAGAAAATGGACGAGGAACAGTATACAATGCCGGAACAGGAGTGATCCCTGAAAGCAGAGGAAAAGGATTGGTGAGAAAAATGTATGATTTTATAATACCTGTATTAAAAGAAAGAAATATAAATACCTTATTGCTAGAAGTGATTGATAACAACCAACAGGCGATCAGAGCCTATGAAAACCTTGGTTTTACGATTGTCCGAAGGCTTCTTTGCTTTCATGGAAATACTAATCAGGCTCATCATAATTCTGAGGTTATTATTAAAGAACTGGCCGATTTTCAATGGGAAAAATTTTCTTCATTCTGGGATGTTGAACCATCATGGCAAGGATCAGCTTTTGTTGTTAAAGACATGAAAAAAAACTGTATAATTCTGGGGGCATTCAAAGATGAGAAATTGGTTGGGTATGTGGTTTATAATTCCACAGTAAGAAAAGTATATCAGATTGCGGTTGATAAAAACCATAGAAGACAGGGAATTGGAAGTATCCTTTTTGAAGTAATTAAAAACAATATCAATGGACAACCGATATCCCTGAATAATGTAGATGAGATTTCTGAAGATACAGCTATATTTTTACAGAAAATAGGACTTAACAACCATGTTTCACAATTTGAAATGAAACGCAGCATCTGA
- a CDS encoding cytidine deaminase family protein, whose protein sequence is MRKDLKEIAGRFAKSTMLNDFIEYGGVAAAIETVDGNVYTGISIDTACSMGFCAEHSAVAEMLKHGERYIKAVVAVGNDGNAVPPCGRCRELMSQLSKENLNAIVEVKNNVLVTLKKLMPYDWKEDLEREW, encoded by the coding sequence ATGAGAAAGGATTTAAAGGAAATAGCAGGCAGGTTTGCAAAATCTACAATGCTGAATGATTTTATAGAATATGGAGGAGTGGCGGCAGCCATTGAAACCGTGGATGGAAATGTGTATACAGGAATCAGTATCGATACGGCATGTTCTATGGGTTTTTGTGCCGAACATAGTGCTGTTGCAGAAATGTTGAAGCATGGAGAACGATATATTAAGGCGGTTGTAGCGGTAGGAAATGATGGTAATGCAGTGCCACCTTGTGGTCGTTGTAGAGAATTGATGAGCCAGCTGTCAAAAGAAAACCTCAATGCAATAGTAGAAGTGAAGAACAATGTATTGGTAACGTTAAAGAAGCTTATGCCATACGACTGGAAAGAAGATCTTGAAAGGGAGTGGTAG
- a CDS encoding GrpB family protein, whose translation MKITFEKYNPLWKSQFESLKNELEKSIGFLHPRIEHIGSTSVEGLSAKPVIDMMIGVKDEVELDQIPSLLQGKDYVYYEKYNEEMPYRRFFIKLIDKPQNLGFPEIIHHDDQIPEGLHNHSLRVAHIHTIPTSSEHWLRHIAFRDYLRSHHEVKVEYQQLKEELSKREWLDGNDYNEGKDPFIKREERNAIQWYVNNQKP comes from the coding sequence ATGAAGATTACCTTTGAAAAATACAATCCGCTCTGGAAAAGTCAGTTTGAATCTCTCAAAAATGAACTGGAAAAGAGTATCGGTTTTTTACATCCAAGAATAGAACATATCGGAAGTACTTCAGTGGAGGGGCTGTCTGCAAAACCTGTTATAGATATGATGATTGGTGTAAAAGATGAGGTAGAATTGGATCAGATTCCATCTTTATTACAGGGAAAGGACTATGTTTATTATGAAAAGTACAACGAAGAGATGCCTTATCGGCGCTTTTTTATTAAACTTATAGATAAGCCTCAGAATCTGGGCTTTCCGGAAATTATCCATCATGATGATCAGATTCCTGAGGGACTTCACAATCACAGTCTTCGCGTAGCCCATATTCATACTATTCCTACTTCATCCGAACATTGGCTGCGTCATATTGCATTTCGGGATTATCTTCGCTCTCATCATGAGGTAAAAGTTGAATACCAGCAGTTAAAGGAAGAGCTTAGTAAAAGAGAATGGTTGGATGGTAACGATTATAATGAGGGAAAAGACCCATTTATCAAGAGAGAAGAACGGAATGCCATTCAATGGTATGTAAATAATCAGAAACCTTAA